Genomic DNA from Acidaminococcales bacterium:
ACTTCAAAAAGGTGCAACTTGCCTTTTACGGGTATCGGCTCAATGGCAACAACGTCCTTGAAAAGCCAGGCATATTTTTTTGGCTCGATTTCCCAATCATCCTCATAGGCCGCCGCCTTGCGGTGCTTTTCGGTGAAAGGCTCAATGGCGAAAAGGGTGGCGATTGCGATTGCGTGCCCGCAGACAAAAAGCCTGTTTTCAAGCGCGCTCAAATTGGGGTCGCGCTGTGAGGCGCAGATTAAAATATCTCCCCGATAGTCCGTAGTCCATGAGCGAATTTCTGCGGTTTTTTCTCCGCTGGCAACGGCGTCCGCCCAAGGCGGACGCAGCGACAGGGCTTTAAGTGTGATTTTAGCCATGCTTTCATCCTTGCTTGTATGCGCGCTTGTCCGCCCGCGCGGGGCGGAGCCGGTCATTTTTCGCCGATTTTTTTCACGACTGCCGCAGTTATGTCCGTGCCGCCGCGTATGACGGCGTTCTTTTCCAGGACGAAAGCGTAGCCGCCCTCTTCCATTGCCGCGTCAATGGCCGCGTCGATGTCCGCCTGGATGGGCTTTAAAAGTTCCGCTTCCTTGGCCGCCGCCTGCGCCGAAAGCTCATTGGAAAGTTTCTGCCTGTCCTCGGGGGAAAGGTTTTTGGCTTTTTCGTTGTACTCGGCCTGCAGGCGGTTCCGCTCCGACATGACGGCATTGAACGCCGCCTGCGCCCCGGGATGCCGGCGGAACGCCTCTCCCCGGTCAAGATAGGCGATTTTTACCGGCTGCGCCTTGGGCGCGGCCGAGGCGGGGGCGGCGAGGGGGGTGAGCAGGATTGCCGCGAACAATACGGGGAAGATCTTTTTCCAAAAATGCATCGTTAAGCCTCCAAGTTGTTATTTTTGTGCTATAAT
This window encodes:
- a CDS encoding ASCH domain-containing protein; the protein is MAKITLKALSLRPPWADAVASGEKTAEIRSWTTDYRGDILICASQRDPNLSALENRLFVCGHAIAIATLFAIEPFTEKHRKAAAYEDDWEIEPKKYAWLFKDVVAIEPIPVKGKLHLFEVELDEEQIRQVSINDFDKYAFAHGLCITDEEFEKLSKGSARRGRTSEQL
- a CDS encoding OmpH family outer membrane protein — protein: MHFWKKIFPVLFAAILLTPLAAPASAAPKAQPVKIAYLDRGEAFRRHPGAQAAFNAVMSERNRLQAEYNEKAKNLSPEDRQKLSNELSAQAAAKEAELLKPIQADIDAAIDAAMEEGGYAFVLEKNAVIRGGTDITAAVVKKIGEK